From Actinoplanes oblitus, a single genomic window includes:
- a CDS encoding hybrid sensor histidine kinase/response regulator yields MAYPLRYALADLALALSRAVADPVEVRSTAARAAADMIGDGAGVQLLRDDGEYEPIAYHHVEDDRSGPLARVLDRAGQAPDDEYSTTLAASRRPIVLAGDSAAALATPEQGITAAVLSPVIVDNTYAGYLILTRHTPDAFYSTPEVELARDIAGELSLAVSSARAQERLRAAEERYRRVLETIPEGVLQLDPEGVATYANEPIGVVLGMPRSELIGVSLRGFLDNVGQKELDRRIAECKQGRSTVGAGRLMRADGSRRSVRMSMMPVRDDHGDFGGVLCMITDTTDHIDARGLKRQLDHLRRLDSLGQLIGGLSHDFNNLMTVVAGSADMILSQSEEGSQQHQLAQDIMDAVATGRTLTHQLLAFGRSEGNRPEVIPIPDLLTDVQSLFSRTLGERIGLDLTFNPDVWPVRAERGPLEQALVNLAANARDAMLHGGMLRVAATNEVVEPGQLAEGAPTGKLVHLVVTDTGTGMDEAIRKRALEPFFTTRPTAAGLGLATTAGIVQNLGGHIELESQPRMGTTVHIYLPAAEERPQPAGERKDKNAVIGRVLIVEDQPDVAQLVQRLIAPAGYEIAVATDALMAVTQVASGARPDLLITDVVMPTMTGPELAGALRTHQPDLPVLYMSGYTAASLGPQLHLDENSMLLEKPFTRSTLLGAIRSLCGPQPTRE; encoded by the coding sequence ATGGCTTACCCCCTCCGGTACGCGCTCGCCGACCTTGCCCTCGCGCTCAGCCGCGCCGTGGCGGACCCGGTCGAGGTGCGGTCCACCGCCGCCCGTGCCGCCGCCGACATGATCGGTGACGGCGCGGGCGTCCAACTGCTGCGCGACGACGGCGAGTACGAGCCGATCGCGTACCACCACGTGGAGGACGACCGTTCCGGCCCGCTGGCCCGGGTGCTGGACCGGGCCGGCCAGGCACCCGACGACGAGTACTCGACCACGCTCGCCGCCAGCCGGCGCCCGATCGTGCTGGCTGGTGACTCGGCCGCCGCCCTGGCCACGCCGGAGCAGGGGATCACGGCAGCGGTGCTCAGCCCGGTCATCGTGGACAACACGTACGCCGGGTACCTGATCCTGACCCGGCACACCCCCGACGCGTTCTACTCGACCCCCGAGGTGGAGCTGGCCCGCGACATCGCCGGCGAGCTGTCCCTCGCGGTGTCCAGCGCCCGCGCCCAGGAACGGCTGCGCGCCGCCGAGGAGCGGTACCGCCGGGTGCTGGAGACCATCCCGGAGGGCGTGCTGCAGCTCGACCCGGAAGGGGTGGCCACCTACGCCAACGAGCCGATCGGCGTGGTCCTCGGCATGCCCCGCAGCGAGCTGATCGGCGTGTCGCTGCGCGGCTTCCTGGACAACGTGGGCCAGAAGGAGCTGGACCGCCGGATCGCCGAGTGCAAGCAGGGCCGGTCCACCGTCGGCGCCGGTCGGCTGATGCGCGCCGACGGGTCGCGGCGCAGCGTGCGGATGAGCATGATGCCGGTCCGCGACGACCACGGCGACTTCGGCGGCGTGCTGTGCATGATCACCGACACCACCGACCACATCGACGCCCGCGGCCTCAAACGGCAGCTCGACCACCTGCGCCGGCTGGACAGCCTGGGCCAGCTGATCGGCGGCCTGTCACACGACTTCAACAACCTGATGACGGTGGTGGCCGGCTCGGCCGACATGATCCTCAGCCAGTCCGAGGAGGGCAGCCAGCAGCACCAGCTGGCCCAGGACATCATGGACGCGGTGGCCACCGGGCGGACGCTCACCCATCAGCTGCTCGCGTTCGGGCGCAGCGAGGGGAACCGGCCGGAGGTCATCCCGATCCCGGACCTGCTGACCGACGTACAGTCGCTGTTCAGCCGCACCCTGGGCGAGCGGATCGGCCTCGACCTCACCTTCAATCCGGACGTCTGGCCGGTCCGGGCCGAGCGCGGTCCGCTGGAACAGGCGCTGGTGAACCTGGCGGCGAACGCCCGGGACGCGATGCTGCACGGCGGCATGCTGCGGGTGGCCGCCACCAACGAGGTGGTCGAGCCCGGCCAGCTGGCCGAGGGCGCGCCCACCGGCAAGCTGGTGCACCTGGTGGTGACCGACACCGGCACCGGCATGGACGAGGCGATCCGCAAGCGGGCCCTGGAACCGTTCTTCACCACCCGCCCGACGGCGGCCGGCCTGGGCCTGGCCACCACCGCCGGCATCGTGCAGAACCTGGGCGGGCACATCGAGCTGGAGTCGCAGCCGCGGATGGGCACCACCGTGCACATCTACCTGCCGGCCGCCGAGGAGCGCCCGCAGCCGGCCGGGGAGCGCAAGGACAAGAACGCGGTGATCGGCCGGGTGCTGATCGTCGAGGACCAGCCGGACGTGGCGCAGCTGGTGCAGCGGCTGATCGCGCCGGCCGGTTACGAGATCGCGGTGGCCACCGACGCGCTGATGGCGGTCACCCAGGTGGCCTCCGGCGCCCGCCCGGACCTGCTGATCACCGACGTGGTGATGCCGACGATGACCGGCCCGGAACTGGCCGGCGCGCTGCGCACCCACCAGCCGGACCTGCCGGTGCTCTACATGTCCGGTTACACGGCCGCCTCGCTCGGCCCGCAGCTGCACCTCGACGAGAACAGCATGCTGCTGGAGAAGCCGTTCACCAGATCGACGCTGCTGGGCGCGATCCGCTCGTTGTGCGGCCCCCAGCCCACCCGAGAGTAG
- a CDS encoding ribose-phosphate diphosphokinase codes for MRDIAVFTGSAHPELAAEICEHLAVPLMPTKISRFANDCIEVQLQGNCRERDVFLIQPLVPPTQEHLAELLFMLDAARGASAGRITVVLPHYAYARSDKKDAPRISIGGRLVADLLTTAGADRVLAMTLHSPQVHGFFSIPVDHLHALRELAHHFRGYDLSNTVVVSPDLGNAKEAAAFARLLGIEVAAGAKQRFADDKVVINSIIGEVADRDVIVLDDEIAKGSTVFELLDRLRERNVRSVRVACTHGLFTNDAVRRLAAEKEIEEIVCTNTVPIPAAKRHEKLTVISVASALAEAMRRIHNGESVSALFH; via the coding sequence GTGCGCGACATCGCCGTCTTCACCGGATCTGCCCATCCTGAACTGGCCGCGGAGATCTGCGAGCATCTCGCGGTCCCGCTGATGCCGACCAAGATCTCCCGGTTCGCCAACGACTGCATCGAGGTGCAGCTGCAGGGGAACTGCCGGGAACGGGACGTGTTCCTGATCCAGCCGCTGGTCCCTCCGACCCAGGAGCATCTCGCCGAGCTGCTCTTCATGCTCGACGCCGCCCGGGGTGCGTCGGCCGGCCGGATCACCGTGGTCCTGCCGCACTACGCCTACGCCCGGTCCGACAAGAAGGACGCCCCCCGCATCTCGATCGGCGGCCGCCTGGTCGCCGACCTGCTGACCACCGCCGGCGCCGACCGGGTGCTGGCCATGACCCTGCACTCGCCGCAGGTGCACGGCTTCTTCAGCATCCCGGTCGACCACCTGCACGCGCTGCGCGAGCTGGCCCACCACTTCCGCGGCTACGACCTGAGCAACACCGTGGTGGTCTCCCCGGACCTGGGCAACGCCAAGGAGGCCGCGGCGTTCGCCAGGCTGCTCGGCATCGAGGTGGCGGCCGGCGCCAAGCAGCGGTTCGCCGACGACAAGGTGGTGATCAACTCGATCATCGGTGAGGTCGCCGACCGGGACGTGATCGTGCTGGACGACGAGATCGCCAAGGGCAGCACGGTGTTCGAGCTGCTCGACCGCCTGCGCGAGCGGAACGTGCGCAGCGTCCGGGTGGCCTGTACGCACGGCCTGTTCACCAACGACGCGGTGCGCCGGCTGGCGGCCGAGAAGGAGATCGAGGAGATCGTCTGCACCAACACGGTGCCGATCCCGGCCGCCAAGCGGCACGAGAAACTCACCGTGATCTCGGTGGCGTCGGCGCTGGCCGAGGCGATGCGCCGGATCCACAACGGCGAGTCGGTGAGCGCTCTCTTCCACTAA
- a CDS encoding ABC transporter ATP-binding protein translates to MNGLAVACRRVVHIYRAEAGDVVALAGVDLSIAPGETLALVGPSGSGKSTLIALLAGLMRPSAGRINVGTYDMGKLSDAEISRLRGTEVGVVLQGAARNLLPYATLHRNIWLAQRRAAHTRGIKLDDPDRILDLVGLPGQGRRKLADLTPGGRQRAALAVGIATGPGLLLVDEPTSRLDTAGRDEVLDALETVNQERETTIVVVTHDNEVGSRLGRAVTIRDGRVGAEGRDGQDFAVVAGDGTVQLPPEVLGSYPPGTLFTVQHVDGEVTLVPGGTEAA, encoded by the coding sequence ATGAACGGACTGGCGGTCGCGTGCCGGCGGGTGGTGCACATCTACCGCGCCGAGGCGGGGGACGTGGTGGCCCTGGCCGGGGTTGACCTCTCCATCGCACCGGGCGAGACACTCGCCCTGGTCGGGCCCTCCGGGTCCGGCAAGTCCACCCTGATCGCGCTGCTCGCGGGCCTGATGCGCCCGTCCGCCGGCCGGATCAACGTGGGCACCTACGACATGGGCAAGCTCTCCGACGCGGAGATCTCCCGGCTGCGCGGCACCGAGGTCGGCGTGGTCCTCCAGGGCGCCGCCCGCAACCTGCTGCCCTATGCCACGTTGCACCGCAACATCTGGCTGGCCCAGCGCCGCGCCGCGCACACCCGCGGCATCAAGCTCGACGATCCGGACCGCATCCTGGACCTGGTCGGCCTGCCCGGTCAGGGCCGCCGCAAGCTGGCCGACCTCACCCCGGGTGGCCGGCAGCGCGCCGCCCTGGCCGTCGGCATCGCCACCGGCCCGGGACTGCTGCTGGTCGATGAGCCGACCAGCCGCCTGGACACGGCCGGCCGCGACGAGGTCCTGGACGCACTCGAAACGGTGAACCAGGAACGGGAGACCACGATCGTGGTGGTCACCCACGACAACGAGGTCGGCTCCCGCCTGGGCCGCGCGGTCACCATCCGCGACGGCCGGGTCGGCGCGGAGGGCCGCGACGGCCAGGACTTCGCCGTGGTCGCCGGGGACGGCACGGTCCAGCTGCCGCCGGAGGTGCTGGGCTCCTATCCGCCCGGCACCCTGTTCACCGTCCAGCACGTGGACGGCGAGGTCACGCTGGTCCCCGGCGGCACCGAGGCCGCCTGA
- a CDS encoding DUF4142 domain-containing protein — translation MAATERRWIGLVFAVLALVLLQSQAAQASEPGVPDPPNQLITDTGDGAVSAADRDFVVKVRLAGLWEIPAGQMAQEKSKDPRIQQIGKNIAAQHVVLDRMDRAAAKKLGITLPNAPNADQQGWLGEMRNAEGADFDQIYIDRLRAAHGKIFPAIATIRASTRNDSVRKLAQRANQFVMTHMTLLESSNIVDFAALPTAPPPAAATTSAAAPAPALAAVGTNQSSGGLSSPLVIVVVVASFGAALLFTRKMWPGQRRRRRYY, via the coding sequence GTGGCCGCCACCGAACGGAGATGGATCGGGCTCGTCTTCGCCGTCCTGGCGCTGGTCCTGTTGCAGTCTCAGGCCGCCCAGGCGAGCGAGCCGGGGGTGCCGGACCCACCGAACCAGTTGATCACCGACACCGGGGACGGCGCGGTCTCCGCGGCCGACCGGGACTTCGTGGTGAAGGTCCGGCTGGCCGGTCTGTGGGAGATTCCGGCCGGTCAGATGGCGCAGGAGAAGTCGAAGGACCCGCGGATCCAGCAGATCGGCAAGAACATCGCCGCCCAGCACGTGGTGCTGGACCGGATGGACCGGGCCGCCGCCAAGAAGCTGGGCATCACGCTGCCCAACGCGCCCAACGCCGATCAGCAGGGCTGGCTCGGCGAGATGCGCAACGCCGAAGGGGCCGATTTCGACCAGATCTACATCGACCGGCTGCGCGCCGCGCACGGCAAGATTTTCCCGGCGATCGCGACGATCCGGGCCAGCACCCGCAACGACAGCGTGCGGAAGCTGGCGCAGCGGGCCAACCAGTTCGTGATGACCCACATGACCCTGCTGGAGAGCAGCAACATCGTCGACTTCGCCGCGCTGCCCACCGCGCCGCCGCCGGCCGCCGCCACGACCTCGGCGGCTGCGCCCGCACCGGCGCTCGCCGCGGTCGGCACGAACCAGAGCTCGGGCGGCCTCAGCTCCCCGCTGGTCATCGTGGTGGTGGTCGCCAGCTTCGGCGCGGCGCTGCTGTTCACCCGGAAGATGTGGCCCGGCCAGCGCCGCCGGCGCCGCTATTACTGA
- a CDS encoding FtsX-like permease family protein, with product MLTLVLAMVWHRRGQAVTLALLSLLAVASAVAAPAYLIAADRAVAAGQVATASTGELTLTVRGVQDATAGGGTDDFANLGGTLIALPGFRYFYSAETPTVGLEKTDRYPTRLVFRQDVCAHVTIVAGRCLFGESDVLLGERTADRLGLAPGDEITLAAASPDGSAGVPRFVPAGKPKALVVAGTYRAVQPGGTYWGRHGYFVGGADVGSGEPVFTTSMTMPATDRVRTEMAIDGVAAPGVLDVHRIDGLRAELRRLDQAAAELDDTLQIDTDIPELLDRIDEGRAASRLLVPVLAVPLVLLACFSIHLTVGYGADGRQSELAVVALRGARWWSRWWLAAGESLVAVLAGALAGCLAGQVLINAVAAVRFPGVGQAADWSSLRYAPIAALIALLAAVAAQRRQLTRPVAALLRRIPAPGAGRVPFGEAVLLVLAVLTGVQLVLSDGSLTGIGLFAPALILLTLALLLSRALLPVLGRFAAGALRRGRLGPALAGLQVTRRPGASRLFALLVAAAAVAGYAACAIDTGARGRDTQARLGSGAARVLTVQPVSARQLLAAVRGADPDGRWAMAVTQLSSGTDVPVAGLAVDSRALAAVATWPLDAESPATVAQRLRPVEAEPTVIEGPELAVDVTSDSDRLQLSVSVSSPDGEATVDLGRLRAGRATYRQQPLVCRHGCRINGLQVGGSGATQVKARMTIHSLGDRWLAGKSGELTTGPDGVTLAVTVAPSYGEVARLRPAGVPDPLPIAYAGAAPEAIKGLADDTLRVDPVAALPAVPQLGRRAYLVDLGYTGLLTSGTRRAQAAQVWLNPAAPPDVVDRLTAQGLTVVDDTGTAAVRERLDRQGPALSLGFYLLAAGLATLLGVGALVLTVAVDRGRRTEDLVAMRIQGLRRGPAGQATFWTYPVLVTAAVLVGMLVGVAGWRLTGWALPLAGVNPPDLPLPGQPRWGVLLWWTGAVLLPYLVAAVAGGRDLRRRVG from the coding sequence ATGCTGACGCTGGTCCTGGCGATGGTCTGGCACCGCCGCGGCCAGGCGGTCACGCTCGCCCTGCTGTCGCTGCTGGCGGTCGCCTCGGCGGTGGCCGCCCCGGCGTACCTGATCGCCGCCGACCGGGCGGTCGCGGCCGGGCAGGTCGCCACCGCGTCCACCGGCGAGCTGACCCTTACCGTCCGCGGCGTGCAGGACGCGACGGCCGGCGGCGGCACCGACGACTTCGCCAACCTCGGCGGCACCCTGATCGCGCTGCCCGGCTTCCGCTACTTCTACTCCGCCGAGACGCCGACCGTCGGGCTGGAGAAAACTGACCGGTACCCGACCCGGCTGGTCTTCCGGCAGGACGTCTGCGCCCACGTCACGATAGTGGCTGGCCGCTGCCTGTTCGGCGAGAGCGACGTGCTGCTCGGCGAGCGGACCGCGGACCGGCTCGGCCTGGCCCCGGGCGACGAGATCACCCTGGCCGCCGCCAGCCCGGACGGCTCCGCCGGCGTCCCGCGCTTCGTGCCGGCCGGCAAGCCGAAAGCGCTGGTCGTGGCGGGGACCTATCGAGCCGTGCAGCCCGGCGGGACGTACTGGGGGCGGCACGGCTACTTCGTCGGCGGCGCCGACGTCGGCTCCGGCGAGCCGGTCTTCACCACCTCGATGACCATGCCCGCCACCGACCGGGTGCGCACCGAGATGGCGATCGACGGGGTCGCCGCCCCGGGGGTGCTCGACGTGCACCGGATCGACGGCCTGCGCGCCGAGCTGCGCCGCCTCGACCAGGCCGCCGCCGAGCTCGACGACACCCTGCAGATCGACACCGACATCCCGGAACTGCTGGACCGGATCGACGAGGGCCGGGCCGCGTCCCGGCTGCTGGTCCCGGTGCTGGCCGTGCCGCTGGTGCTGCTCGCCTGCTTCAGCATCCACCTGACCGTCGGCTACGGCGCCGACGGCCGGCAGAGCGAGCTGGCGGTGGTCGCGCTGCGCGGCGCCCGGTGGTGGTCGCGCTGGTGGCTGGCGGCGGGGGAGAGCCTGGTCGCGGTGCTGGCCGGCGCGCTGGCCGGCTGCCTCGCCGGGCAGGTCCTGATCAACGCGGTGGCCGCCGTCCGGTTCCCCGGCGTCGGCCAGGCCGCCGACTGGTCCTCGCTGCGCTACGCCCCGATCGCCGCCCTGATCGCGCTGCTCGCCGCGGTCGCCGCCCAGCGACGCCAGCTCACCCGCCCGGTCGCCGCGCTGCTCCGGCGGATTCCCGCGCCGGGCGCCGGCCGGGTCCCGTTCGGCGAGGCGGTGCTGCTGGTGCTCGCCGTGCTGACCGGCGTCCAGCTGGTGCTGTCGGACGGCTCGCTGACCGGCATCGGGCTGTTCGCGCCCGCCCTGATCCTGCTCACCCTGGCCCTGCTGCTGTCCCGGGCGCTGCTGCCGGTGCTCGGCCGGTTCGCCGCCGGGGCGCTCCGCCGCGGCCGCCTCGGCCCGGCCCTGGCCGGCCTGCAGGTCACCCGCCGGCCCGGCGCGTCCCGGCTGTTCGCGCTGCTGGTGGCGGCCGCCGCGGTGGCCGGCTACGCGGCCTGTGCCATCGACACCGGGGCGCGCGGGCGGGACACCCAGGCCCGGCTCGGCTCCGGCGCGGCCCGGGTGCTGACCGTGCAGCCGGTCTCCGCCCGGCAGCTGCTGGCCGCGGTGCGCGGGGCCGACCCGGACGGGCGGTGGGCGATGGCGGTCACCCAGCTCTCCAGCGGCACCGACGTCCCGGTGGCCGGGCTCGCCGTGGACAGCCGGGCGCTGGCCGCCGTGGCGACCTGGCCGCTGGACGCCGAGTCGCCGGCCACCGTGGCGCAGCGGCTGCGCCCGGTCGAGGCGGAACCGACGGTGATCGAGGGGCCGGAACTCGCCGTCGACGTCACCAGCGACAGCGATCGGCTCCAGCTCAGCGTCAGCGTCTCCTCCCCGGACGGCGAGGCGACCGTCGACCTCGGGCGGCTGCGGGCCGGGCGCGCGACGTACCGGCAGCAGCCACTGGTCTGCCGCCACGGCTGCCGGATCAACGGGCTGCAGGTCGGCGGCAGCGGGGCGACACAGGTCAAGGCGCGGATGACGATCCACTCGCTGGGGGACCGGTGGCTGGCCGGCAAGTCCGGCGAGCTGACCACCGGGCCGGACGGCGTCACCCTCGCGGTGACCGTCGCACCCTCCTACGGCGAGGTGGCCCGGCTGCGGCCCGCCGGGGTGCCGGATCCGCTGCCCATCGCGTACGCCGGAGCGGCCCCCGAGGCGATCAAGGGGCTGGCCGACGACACCCTGCGCGTCGATCCGGTCGCCGCGCTGCCGGCCGTGCCGCAGCTGGGCCGGCGAGCGTACCTGGTGGACCTGGGATACACCGGGCTGCTCACCTCCGGGACCAGACGCGCCCAGGCCGCGCAGGTGTGGCTGAACCCGGCGGCGCCGCCGGACGTGGTGGACCGGCTCACCGCGCAGGGGCTGACGGTGGTGGACGACACCGGGACGGCGGCGGTGCGGGAGCGGCTGGACCGGCAGGGGCCGGCGCTGTCGCTGGGGTTCTATCTGCTGGCGGCCGGGCTGGCGACGCTGCTCGGGGTGGGCGCGCTGGTGCTGACCGTCGCGGTGGATCGCGGGCGGCGCACCGAGGACCTGGTGGCGATGCGGATCCAGGGGCTGCGGCGGGGGCCGGCGGGGCAGGCGACGTTCTGGACCTATCCGGTGCTGGTGACGGCCGCGGTGCTGGTGGGCATGCTGGTCGGGGTGGCCGGCTGGCGGTTGACCGGGTGGGCGTTGCCGCTCGCCGGGGTGAACCCACCGGACCTGCCGTTGCCGGGTCAGCCCCGATGGGGTGTGCTGCTCTGGTGGACGGGTGCGGTCCTGCTGCCCTACCTGGTGGCGGCCGTGGCCGGCGGGCGGGATCTCCGCCGCCGGGTCGGTTAG